One genomic segment of Arachis duranensis cultivar V14167 chromosome 4, aradu.V14167.gnm2.J7QH, whole genome shotgun sequence includes these proteins:
- the LOC107486570 gene encoding E3 ubiquitin-protein ligase At3g02290, with protein MGSVCCCLSVNDFEDYMNPNSPVYRNCGCLSSVLQNFLNAYASIFRRGEMQAIPSSIQGAASMTTTASLDNSLSDMYRSPPRPMPYDADPRHFRSQHDRLVSRRDKGSSHVNDEAEPLRSDLDEDDQQSLTSSNKWHERASEDGSKEYHSKSLTRLSSAKPTTGVGLVYSSSEEEDCCPTCLEEYTEENPKIVTKCSHHFHLGCIYEWMERSDTCPVCGKVMVFDETT; from the exons ATGGGTTCTGTTTGTTGTTGTTTGAGTGTTAATGATTTTGAAGATTATATGAATCCAAATAGTCCTGTATATAGGAACTGTGGGTGCCTCAGTTCCGTCTTACAGAACTTTTTGAATGCG TATGCATCAATATTCCGTAGAGGGGAAATGCAGGCAATTCCTTCATCTATACAGGGGGCAGCATCTATGACTACCACAGCATCACTTGATAATTCTCTATCTGACATGTACCGCTCTCCTCCAAGGCCAATGCCTTATGATGCAGACCCAAGGCATTTCCGCTCTCAGCATGATAGACTAGTTTCACGACGTGATAAGGGTTCAAGTCATGTGAATGATGAGGCAGAACCTCTAAGAAGTGATCTAGATGAGGATGACCAACAATCTTTAACTTCAAGCAACAAGTGGCATGAACGTGCCAGTGAAGATGGATCCAAAGAATACCATTCTAAGTCTTTAACAAGGCTTTCATCAGCAAAACCTACCACTGGAGTTGGACTTGTCTATTCGTCCTCAGAAGAGGAGGATTGCTGTCCAACTTGTCTTGAAG AatatactgaagagaatccgaAGATAGTGACAAAATgctctcatcattttcatcttggttgCATTTATGAGTGGATGGAGAGAAGTGACACCTGTCCAGTTTGTGGAAAG GTGATGGTATTTGATGAAACGACGTAA
- the LOC107486571 gene encoding uncharacterized protein LOC107486571: protein MAAAHSSNAEKKIVRVDISSDTVCPWCFVGKKNLDKAIAASNEKYNFELRWHPFQLDSNAPKEGIDKKEYYIRKFGSRSEQMAARMSEVFRNVGLEYSMSGLTGNTMDSHRLIYFAGQQGLDKQHALVEELCLGYFTQGKYIGDQNFLLECAAKVGVEGAEDFLRNPNNGLKEVEDELRTYSCNIGGVPYYVINGNHKLSGAQPPEVFLRAFEVATS from the exons ATGGCTGCAGCGCATAGCAGCAATGCTGAAAAGAAGATTGTGAGAGTTGACATTAGCTCTGATACTGTATGCCCATGGTGCTTTGTTGGCAAAAAGAATCTAGACAAAGCCATAGCCGCATCTAACGAGAAATACAACTTTGAG CTAAGATGGCATCCCTTTCAACTTGATTCTAATGCCCCTAAAGAAGGCATTGACAAGAAGGAGTATTACATAAGAAAGTTCGGATCACGATCTGAACAGATGGCGGCACGGATGTCAGAG GTCTTCAGGAATGTTGGTCTAGAATATAGCATGTCTGGACTCAC GGGAAACACTATGGACAGCCACAGGCTTATATATTTTGCAGGACAACAGGGTCTTGACAAGCAACATGCTCTTGTGGAAGAACTTTGCCTTGGCTATTTCACTCAAGGAAAATACATTGGTGACCA GAACTTTCTTCTGGAATGTgctgcaaaggttggtgtagaagGTGCAGAAGACTTTCTTAGGAACCCCAACAATGGATTGAAGGAG GTTGAGGATGAACTCAGAACATACTCATGTAACATTGGAGGAGTTCCATATTATGTG ATTAATGGGAATCACAAGCTGAGTGGTGCTCAACCCCCTGAGGTCTTTCTGAGAGCTTTTGAAGTTGCTACAAGTTAA
- the LOC107486572 gene encoding uncharacterized protein LOC107486572, which produces MDVDNIFGTIKPVNVARKSAIYVWGYNQSGQTGRKGREEQLRIPKQLPPALFGCTAGTNARWLDVACGREHTAAIASDGSLFTWGANDFGQLGDGTEERRKYPKKVKQLESEFVKSVSCGAHCSACIAEPRENDGTISTGRLWIWGQNQGSNLPRLFWGAFKPNTIIREVSCGAVHVVALSEEGLLQAWGYNEYGQLGRGVTCEGLQGARIISSYAKFLDEAPELVKITKVSCGEYHTAAISDKGEVYTWGLGSMGQLGHSSLQYGDKELLPRRVVSLDGIFIKDLACGGVHTCALTQEGALYAWGGGQSGQLGLGPQTGLFSCVANDSRTFFRNIPVLVVPKGVKLVACGHSHTLISMRDGRIHGWGYNSYGQAANEKSTYAWYPSPVDWCVGEVRKLAAGGGHSAVLTDACSLKELCEFILAETLTLSDAAKVEDIASRTGSDALARLCVRLREYMLSGGHLEQEEDAKSKV; this is translated from the exons ATGGATGTTGATAATATCTTTGGCACCATTAAACCTGTGAATGTTGCAAGGAAGAGTGCCATATATGTTTGGGGATACAATCAATCAGGGCAAACTGGAAGAAAGGGGAGAGAGGAGCAGTTGAGGATTCCGAAACAGCTGCCTCCTGCGCTTTTTGGATGTACAGCAGGTACCAATGCGCGCTGGTTGGACGTTGCTTGTGGTCGCGAGCATACAGCAGCAATTGCCTCTGATGGCTCACTTTTCACCTGGG GGGCTAATGACTTTGGTCAACTCGGTGATGGAACTGAGGAGCGAAGGAAATATCCAAAGAAAGTGAAGCAATTAGAGTCAGAGTTCGTAAAATCTGTGTCCTGCGGAGCACATTGTTCTGCTTGCATTGCAGAGCCTCGTGAAAATGATGGTACCATTTCAACTGGGAGGCTCTGGATTTGGGGACAAAATCAG GGATCAAATCTTCCTAGATTATTCTGGGGGGCCTTCAAACCTAATACA ATTATTCGTGAAGTGTCTTGTGGAGCTGTCCATGTGGTTGCTTTATCTGAGGAAGGCCTGCTACAAGCTTGGG GCTATAATGAGTATGGTCAACTTGGTCGAGGTGTCACTTGTGAAGGACTACAGGGGGCCCGTATTATAAGTTCTTACGCTAAGTTTCTTGATGAAGCCCCCGAGCTTGTAAAGATTACCAAAGTGTCATGCGGGGAGTACCACACTGCGGCCATTTCTGATAAGGGCGAGGT TTACACATGGGGGCTAGGAAGCATGGGCCAGCTTGGACATTCTTCACTCCAGTATGGAGATAAAGAGTTACTGCCAAGGAGGGTGGTTTCCCTTGATGGTATTTTCATAAAGGATTTGGCATGCGGCGGTGTACACACGTGTGCTCTGACTCAGGAAGGGGCACTTTATGCTTGGGGTGGCGGTCAATCCGGGCAGTTAGGCCTTGGCCCCCAAACTGGGTTGTTCTCGTGCGTTGCTAATGACTCTCGTACATTTTTCCGGAACATCCCAGTTTTGGTTGTTCCAAAAGGCGTGAAGCTTGTCGCATGTGGACACTCCCACACGCTTATTTCAATGAGGGACGGTCGAATTCATGGATGGGGTTACAATAGTTACGGTCAGGCAGCCAACGAGAAATCTACATATGCTTGGTACCCGTCGCCTGTTGACTG GTGTGTTGGGGAGGTCCGAAAACTAGCTGCTGGTGGGGGTCATTCAGCTGTATTGACTGATGCTTGTTCGTTAAAGGAGTTGTGTGAGTTTATACTCGCAGAGACTCTGACTTTATCTGATGCCGCCAAGGTTGAGGATATTGCATCCAGAACTGGATCAGATGCTTTGGCTCGCCTCTGCGTGAGACTCAG AGAGTATATGCTTTCTGGTGGTCATCTTGAACAAGAGGAGGATGCTAAGAGTAAAGTTTGA